A stretch of the Bacillus anthracis str. Vollum genome encodes the following:
- a CDS encoding MDR family MFS transporter translates to MRKKVMMSLMLMTFLSAVEGTIVSTAIPRITSDLSGVELVSWVYAIYMLATAVSTPIYGKLADLFGRKKVLLIGATIFLVGSALCGVVTSMEQLIFFRALQGIGAGAVMPITMTIIGDLYSEAKDRAKAQGWMSAVWGVSGVIGPLVGGFLVDSLSWRYIFFLNVPFGIIACLMIAIYYKESIKPAKHHIDYLGATVFSLSMIALLYALLTGSSKQNWGDVTIIGLLIFAVVSFIIFLFIEKKSPEPLIPLALFSNRTLSTINILTLIAGAMIISITMYLPIWSQGVLGKNATEAGLILMPIPVMWTFGAIFSGNLVGKLKTKQIILLGASILSVATFLLFTLSTNSPSFLIYVAVGLFGLGMGLVTPIYMVTIQAAVPAHTRGTAVGLNTFINTFSQTLGAAVFGTIFNTMIHARGIKNLDLVSGGHGGATANVVTESQSALASSVHVIYMSTFVLAVCTLIIAWLLLKPATQTSEQ, encoded by the coding sequence ATGAGAAAAAAAGTCATGATGTCTTTAATGCTAATGACGTTTCTTTCTGCGGTAGAAGGAACGATTGTTAGTACAGCAATCCCTCGTATAACGAGTGATTTGTCAGGCGTTGAACTTGTTAGCTGGGTTTACGCAATTTACATGCTTGCCACAGCGGTTTCAACTCCAATATACGGAAAGCTAGCTGATTTATTTGGCCGTAAAAAAGTTTTACTTATTGGAGCTACAATCTTTTTAGTCGGCTCTGCACTTTGCGGTGTCGTTACATCAATGGAACAATTAATCTTCTTCCGCGCACTTCAAGGTATCGGTGCTGGTGCTGTTATGCCGATCACAATGACGATTATTGGAGACTTATATAGCGAAGCGAAAGACCGCGCGAAAGCACAAGGCTGGATGAGTGCTGTTTGGGGCGTCTCAGGTGTTATCGGACCATTAGTCGGCGGATTTTTAGTTGATTCTCTTTCTTGGCGTTATATTTTCTTCTTAAACGTTCCATTTGGAATTATCGCTTGCTTAATGATTGCAATTTATTACAAAGAATCTATTAAGCCTGCTAAGCACCATATCGACTATCTTGGTGCAACAGTATTCTCACTAAGTATGATTGCTCTACTATACGCATTATTAACAGGTAGCAGTAAGCAAAACTGGGGAGATGTAACAATTATCGGCCTATTAATCTTCGCCGTCGTTTCATTCATTATTTTCTTATTCATCGAGAAAAAATCTCCGGAACCATTAATTCCGCTAGCACTTTTCTCTAACCGTACATTATCTACGATAAATATATTAACGCTTATCGCTGGCGCAATGATTATTAGTATTACAATGTACCTTCCAATTTGGAGCCAAGGTGTATTAGGGAAAAATGCGACAGAAGCCGGACTTATTTTAATGCCAATCCCTGTTATGTGGACATTTGGTGCTATTTTCTCCGGTAACTTAGTCGGCAAATTAAAAACGAAACAAATCATTTTACTTGGAGCTAGCATTTTATCAGTTGCTACGTTCTTATTATTTACATTATCAACAAATTCACCATCGTTCCTTATTTATGTAGCAGTCGGATTATTTGGCTTAGGAATGGGACTTGTGACACCGATTTATATGGTAACAATTCAAGCAGCCGTACCAGCTCATACACGCGGAACAGCCGTTGGTTTAAACACATTTATTAATACATTTAGCCAAACATTAGGTGCGGCAGTATTCGGTACAATCTTTAATACGATGATTCACGCACGTGGCATTAAAAACCTTGATCTTGTATCTGGCGGACACGGCGGAGCTACAGCAAACGTAGTAACTGAATCACAATCTGCATTAGCATCAAGTGTACACGTTATTTATATGAGCACTTTCGTATTAGCAGTATGTACATTAATTATCGCTTGGCTTTTATTAAAGCCCGCTACACAAACAAGTGAGCAATAA
- a CDS encoding ArsR/SmtB family transcription factor, protein MSSSAAKYDVFQAIADPTRREVIRLLSDQELPISKITDHFPMSRTAVVKHLHILSEANLVSGRKSGREKIYRLHPEPLEELQQWLSYYERFWDNKLSMLKHIVENEE, encoded by the coding sequence GTGTCCTCATCAGCAGCGAAATATGATGTATTTCAAGCAATTGCTGATCCAACCCGCCGAGAAGTAATACGGTTATTAAGTGATCAAGAGTTACCGATTTCCAAAATAACGGATCATTTTCCGATGAGTCGTACCGCGGTTGTAAAGCACCTTCATATTCTTTCGGAAGCGAATTTAGTAAGCGGAAGAAAAAGCGGAAGAGAGAAGATATATCGTTTGCATCCAGAACCATTAGAGGAATTACAACAGTGGCTCTCGTATTATGAACGTTTTTGGGATAATAAATTGTCCATGCTGAAACATATTGTGGAGAATGAAGAGTAA
- a CDS encoding SRPBCC family protein: MEQQHTLTDIKQTIVFNASIQKVWNVVSTAEGIASWFMPNDFVLEVGHEFHVQSPFGPSPCKVLEIDEPNHLSFSWDTDGWVVSFHLKDLGDNKTEFTLIHGGWKHPDEILPKANAKSSIIRDRMSGGWVAIVNEKLKKVVEG, translated from the coding sequence ATGGAACAACAACATACATTAACTGATATTAAACAAACGATCGTTTTTAACGCGTCTATTCAAAAGGTGTGGAATGTAGTATCCACTGCAGAAGGGATTGCCTCATGGTTTATGCCAAATGATTTTGTATTAGAGGTAGGACATGAATTTCATGTGCAATCACCATTTGGACCATCACCATGTAAAGTGTTAGAAATCGATGAGCCAAATCATTTATCTTTCTCATGGGATACAGATGGCTGGGTTGTTTCATTTCATTTGAAAGACTTAGGGGATAATAAAACAGAATTTACGTTAATTCACGGCGGCTGGAAACATCCTGATGAAATTCTTCCGAAAGCGAATGCGAAGAGCTCTATTATTCGCGACAGAATGAGCGGAGGCTGGGTAGCAATTGTAAATGAAAAACTGAAAAAGGTTGTCGAAGGCTAA
- a CDS encoding DUF3973 domain-containing protein produces the protein MFYCINCSDIHHEKHPNDKVFKNGFYIDPFLGDRYHLGMCKDAQNHETGDPLLTTKKLGATQSIMNVLPTHVVPT, from the coding sequence ATGTTCTATTGCATTAACTGCTCTGATATTCACCATGAAAAACATCCGAATGATAAAGTATTCAAAAACGGTTTTTATATTGATCCATTTTTAGGTGATCGTTATCACCTTGGTATGTGTAAAGATGCCCAAAATCATGAGACAGGGGATCCTCTTTTAACGACAAAGAAATTAGGCGCAACCCAATCTATTATGAACGTATTACCGACACATGTTGTCCCAACATAA
- a CDS encoding sporulation protein Cse60: MIRVKVFDESHEKDLEDAVNVFLKKIDDSNFVDIKYQVGVSINDDENQIYCFSAMIVYKA, encoded by the coding sequence ATGATTCGTGTAAAAGTATTTGATGAAAGTCACGAAAAAGACTTAGAAGACGCTGTAAATGTTTTTTTGAAAAAGATTGATGATAGTAACTTTGTAGACATTAAGTACCAAGTCGGTGTTTCTATTAACGATGACGAAAATCAAATTTATTGTTTTTCAGCAATGATCGTTTATAAAGCATAA
- a CDS encoding DUF2553 family protein, translated as MGRTIKIDITNKVVAKFRPDYLELYTSKFMIGKFYVYTEGKQYVLEDGYIYEDGKFYRIIDTHRGNNQAAEGCDLGWC; from the coding sequence GTGGGGCGCACAATAAAAATTGATATTACAAATAAAGTGGTAGCTAAATTTAGACCAGATTATTTGGAATTGTATACGAGTAAATTTATGATAGGTAAGTTTTATGTCTATACTGAAGGTAAACAATATGTGTTAGAAGACGGATATATATATGAAGACGGAAAGTTTTATCGCATCATAGATACGCACCGTGGCAATAATCAAGCGGCGGAGGGCTGCGATCTAGGATGGTGTTAA
- a CDS encoding glucose 1-dehydrogenase, whose translation MYSDLAGKVVVITGSATGLGRAMGVRFAKEKAKVVINYRSRESEAHDVLEEIKKVGGEAIAVKGDVTVESDVVNLIQSAVKEFGTLDVMINNAGIENAVPSHEMPLEDWNKVINTNLTGAFLGSREAIKYFVEHDIKGSIINMSSVHEKIPWPLFVHYAASKGGVKLMTETLAMEYAPKGIRVNNIGPGAINTPINAEKFADPKKRADVESMIPMGYIGKPEEIAAVATWLASSEASYVTGITLFADGGMTLYPSFQAGRG comes from the coding sequence ATGTATAGCGATTTAGCAGGAAAGGTTGTCGTTATTACAGGATCAGCAACTGGTCTTGGAAGAGCGATGGGAGTAAGGTTTGCCAAGGAGAAAGCGAAAGTGGTTATTAACTATCGCTCACGGGAGTCAGAAGCGCATGATGTATTAGAAGAAATTAAAAAAGTAGGCGGAGAAGCGATTGCTGTAAAAGGTGATGTGACGGTTGAATCTGATGTTGTGAACCTCATTCAATCTGCTGTGAAAGAGTTTGGTACGCTTGACGTTATGATTAATAATGCAGGGATAGAAAATGCGGTACCGTCGCATGAAATGCCGCTTGAAGATTGGAATAAAGTAATTAATACAAATTTAACAGGTGCTTTTTTAGGAAGCCGTGAAGCGATTAAATATTTTGTAGAACACGATATTAAAGGATCTATCATTAACATGTCGAGTGTTCATGAGAAAATTCCGTGGCCGCTATTCGTGCATTATGCAGCCAGCAAGGGCGGTGTGAAACTAATGACAGAAACGTTAGCGATGGAATATGCACCAAAAGGTATTCGAGTAAATAATATTGGACCAGGTGCAATTAATACGCCGATAAATGCAGAAAAGTTTGCTGATCCTAAAAAACGTGCTGACGTAGAAAGTATGATACCGATGGGCTACATTGGAAAACCAGAAGAAATTGCAGCAGTAGCAACTTGGCTCGCTTCGTCAGAGGCTAGTTATGTAACTGGAATTACGCTATTTGCAGATGGCGGAATGACGTTATATCCATCGTTTCAAGCTGGACGTGGGTAA
- the glcU gene encoding glucose uptake protein GlcU, giving the protein MDIFLAILPAIFWGSIVLFNVKLGGGPYSQTLGTTFGALIFSIVVYIFMKPVLTPTVIGVGIVSGLFWALGQANQLKSIDLMGVSRTMPISTGLQLVSTTLFGVIVFHEWSTIISVVLGVLALVCIIIGVILTSLQSEEEKNAEQAGNFKRGIIILLISTVGYLVYVVVIRLFNVDGWSALLPQAVGMVLGGILLTFKHHPFNKYAIRNIIPGLIWAAGNMFLFISQPRVGVATSFSLSQMGIIISTLGGILILGERKTKRQLTGIVVGIVFIIAAGIMLGIAKS; this is encoded by the coding sequence ATGGATATATTTTTAGCGATTTTACCAGCTATATTTTGGGGAAGTATTGTGCTATTTAACGTAAAACTGGGCGGGGGGCCTTATAGTCAAACGCTCGGTACAACGTTTGGCGCACTTATTTTCTCGATTGTTGTTTATATTTTTATGAAACCAGTGTTGACCCCAACTGTTATCGGAGTTGGAATTGTGTCAGGCTTATTTTGGGCGCTTGGTCAGGCGAATCAATTAAAAAGTATTGATTTAATGGGCGTTTCGAGAACGATGCCGATTTCAACGGGACTTCAATTAGTTTCGACGACTTTATTTGGAGTCATCGTATTTCATGAGTGGTCCACAATAATATCAGTCGTCCTTGGTGTATTGGCGCTTGTGTGTATTATTATCGGTGTTATTTTAACATCGCTTCAAAGTGAAGAAGAAAAGAATGCAGAGCAAGCGGGGAATTTTAAAAGGGGCATTATCATTTTATTAATTTCAACAGTCGGTTATTTAGTTTATGTAGTAGTGATTAGACTATTTAACGTAGATGGTTGGTCAGCTTTGTTACCACAAGCAGTTGGTATGGTGTTAGGAGGGATTTTGCTTACTTTTAAACATCATCCATTTAATAAATATGCAATACGAAATATTATTCCAGGATTAATTTGGGCAGCTGGAAATATGTTTTTATTCATTTCACAGCCGCGTGTTGGAGTGGCAACAAGTTTCTCGTTATCGCAAATGGGAATTATTATTTCGACACTTGGCGGGATTCTTATATTAGGTGAAAGAAAAACGAAACGCCAATTAACGGGTATCGTTGTCGGTATCGTTTTTATTATTGCAGCTGGAATTATGCTAGGTATAGCAAAAAGTTAA
- a CDS encoding DUF3888 domain-containing protein, whose translation MKKLCVMLTMICSIFSFLPSYSLAKESNEQLLESALLNRYYSVIRQVTEDQYECASVINIKRLGKNGEFVPRYEVTLQFLTFQGAHNPPNDKVTLTLEDYLDHVRIKKVEREKNVSGAIAEKICEREKEKIKAHSTDSE comes from the coding sequence ATGAAAAAATTATGTGTAATGCTAACAATGATATGCTCTATCTTTTCCTTTTTGCCAAGTTATTCTTTGGCAAAAGAATCGAATGAACAACTTTTAGAAAGTGCGCTATTAAATCGATATTATTCTGTGATAAGACAAGTGACGGAAGACCAATATGAATGTGCTTCAGTTATCAATATAAAGCGTCTCGGCAAGAATGGTGAGTTCGTTCCTAGATATGAAGTGACGCTACAATTTCTTACATTTCAAGGAGCACATAATCCACCGAATGATAAAGTTACGCTTACTTTGGAAGATTATTTAGATCACGTAAGGATAAAGAAAGTGGAGCGAGAAAAGAATGTTTCTGGTGCTATTGCAGAAAAGATTTGTGAAAGGGAAAAAGAAAAAATAAAAGCTCACTCTACTGATTCAGAGTGA
- the moaD gene encoding molybdopterin converting factor subunit 1, translating to MIRVLLFANLQEEAGRSELQIEKESITVAELKDIVAREYNVPVTEPIMVAINEEYANEEDTIQSGDVVALIPPVSGG from the coding sequence ATGATTCGAGTATTGTTATTTGCGAACTTACAAGAAGAAGCAGGAAGAAGTGAATTACAAATAGAGAAAGAAAGTATTACGGTTGCAGAGTTAAAAGATATTGTTGCAAGAGAATATAATGTACCAGTCACAGAACCAATTATGGTTGCGATTAATGAAGAATATGCAAATGAAGAAGATACGATTCAATCTGGTGATGTTGTTGCACTAATCCCACCAGTGAGCGGTGGTTAA
- the moaE gene encoding molybdopterin synthase catalytic subunit MoaE, whose product MTNTYYEVIDTEISIEEVAKRVIRRECGAVTTFIGTVREFTKGRRTLYLEYVAYKTMAEKMLEKIGSEVKEKWPGTHVAITHRVGTLQISDIAVVVAVSTPHRKAAYEANEYIMERIKQIVPIWKKEFWEDGDSWIGDQLEKTPYPAGEPGKEL is encoded by the coding sequence ATGACAAATACGTATTATGAAGTAATTGATACAGAAATCTCAATTGAAGAGGTAGCGAAGAGAGTAATTCGCCGCGAATGTGGTGCTGTTACAACATTTATTGGAACGGTTAGAGAGTTTACGAAAGGGCGTCGTACATTATACTTAGAATATGTCGCTTATAAAACGATGGCAGAAAAGATGCTAGAGAAAATCGGATCAGAAGTGAAAGAGAAATGGCCAGGTACACACGTTGCGATTACACACCGCGTCGGTACACTACAAATTTCTGATATAGCGGTTGTTGTGGCTGTTTCAACGCCGCATCGTAAAGCGGCTTATGAAGCAAATGAATATATTATGGAACGCATAAAACAAATTGTTCCGATTTGGAAAAAGGAGTTTTGGGAAGATGGAGACTCTTGGATTGGCGATCAATTAGAAAAAACGCCATATCCGGCGGGAGAGCCTGGGAAGGAGCTATAA
- the mobB gene encoding molybdopterin-guanine dinucleotide biosynthesis protein B, producing the protein MAVGKAPSILQIVGYQNSGKTTLVEKIVHVLTESEMKVATIKHHGHGGFPEVAQKDSERHRKAGAIVSSVEGAGLLSLSSLREEWSLQEIIRLYEFFEVDTILIEGYKKESYPKVVLLRSAEDVELLQKVENIVAVITWYDAPANLREEYKVFHIIEEKLYIDWFLQTVRSAK; encoded by the coding sequence TTGGCCGTGGGCAAAGCCCCTTCAATCTTACAAATAGTAGGGTATCAAAATAGCGGGAAAACAACACTTGTTGAGAAAATTGTACATGTATTAACTGAAAGCGAAATGAAAGTTGCTACCATTAAACATCACGGACACGGAGGTTTTCCAGAAGTAGCGCAAAAAGATAGTGAAAGGCACCGAAAGGCCGGTGCTATCGTAAGTAGTGTAGAAGGTGCTGGATTACTTTCGCTTTCTTCACTAAGAGAGGAATGGTCTTTGCAAGAAATTATTCGCTTATATGAGTTTTTTGAAGTAGATACAATTTTAATTGAGGGCTATAAAAAAGAGAGCTATCCCAAAGTAGTGTTACTTCGTTCTGCGGAAGACGTTGAACTTTTACAGAAAGTAGAGAATATAGTAGCAGTTATTACGTGGTATGATGCTCCTGCAAACTTACGAGAAGAATATAAAGTATTTCATATAATAGAAGAAAAATTGTACATAGACTGGTTTTTACAAACGGTAAGGAGTGCGAAATGA
- the moeA gene encoding molybdopterin molybdotransferase MoeA — MVEKRIPIQVAEAVERVMEYAKIGEVEEVSITESYGRILGEDVVSDHDVPHFDRSPYDGFAIRAEDTKEANQENAIEFEVIGEIGAGSVFTEEVGSFQAVRIMTGAAIPADCNAVVMLELTEGFEKNGKTYMKLKRPFHSGDNVSFKGEDIKQNQVLVKKGAVINPGVAALLATFGYSNVKVVKQPVVGIVTTGSELLEVHESLQPGKIRNSNSYMIAAQIMKAGGKVRYYGQLADELDACFTAVQSAIEEVDILITTGGVSVGDYDYLPAIYERLQANVLFNKIAMRPGSVTTVAEVDGKLLFGLSGNPSACYVGFELFVHPVIKTYLYAKEPHVYRADAILQKDFPKPNPFTRFVRAKVTIVDGALHAMPVGLDKSSAVSSLADANAFIVLPGGTRGFETGMKVSVLLLEHAEGCDWPWAKPLQSYK, encoded by the coding sequence ATGGTAGAAAAACGAATTCCGATTCAAGTTGCTGAGGCAGTAGAGAGAGTAATGGAATATGCGAAAATTGGTGAAGTAGAAGAGGTTTCTATTACGGAAAGTTACGGGAGAATTCTTGGGGAGGATGTTGTCTCTGATCATGACGTTCCTCATTTTGATCGTTCTCCTTACGATGGTTTCGCAATTCGAGCAGAAGATACGAAAGAAGCAAATCAAGAGAATGCAATTGAGTTTGAAGTAATAGGGGAAATCGGGGCTGGATCTGTTTTTACAGAAGAAGTAGGATCTTTTCAGGCGGTTCGTATTATGACAGGAGCAGCTATTCCAGCAGATTGTAATGCAGTCGTAATGCTAGAATTGACGGAAGGTTTTGAGAAGAACGGAAAAACATATATGAAGTTAAAGCGTCCTTTTCATAGTGGCGACAATGTGTCATTTAAAGGAGAAGATATAAAACAAAATCAAGTTCTCGTTAAGAAAGGTGCTGTAATCAATCCAGGTGTTGCGGCCTTATTAGCGACGTTTGGATACAGTAATGTGAAGGTTGTAAAACAGCCAGTTGTTGGTATTGTGACGACAGGAAGTGAATTGTTAGAAGTACATGAGTCATTACAGCCGGGGAAAATTAGAAATAGTAACTCTTATATGATTGCCGCCCAAATTATGAAAGCTGGGGGTAAAGTCCGTTATTATGGTCAACTTGCCGACGAGTTAGATGCATGTTTTACAGCCGTTCAATCGGCGATAGAAGAGGTGGATATTTTAATTACGACAGGCGGTGTGTCGGTAGGAGATTATGACTACTTACCGGCTATTTATGAAAGGTTACAGGCGAATGTACTCTTTAATAAAATAGCGATGAGACCGGGCAGTGTAACGACAGTAGCTGAAGTGGATGGAAAGTTACTTTTCGGTTTATCAGGGAATCCGTCAGCTTGTTATGTAGGATTTGAGTTATTTGTGCATCCGGTTATAAAAACTTATTTGTATGCGAAGGAACCACACGTATATAGAGCAGATGCTATTTTACAAAAAGATTTTCCAAAACCAAATCCGTTTACTCGTTTTGTAAGAGCAAAGGTGACAATCGTGGACGGGGCATTACACGCGATGCCGGTCGGTTTAGATAAATCGAGTGCGGTATCTTCACTTGCAGATGCGAATGCTTTTATTGTGTTGCCTGGAGGAACGAGAGGCTTTGAGACAGGGATGAAAGTGTCTGTATTATTGTTAGAGCACGCTGAGGGATGTGATTGGCCGTGGGCAAAGCCCCTTCAATCTTACAAATAG
- the moaC gene encoding cyclic pyranopterin monophosphate synthase MoaC encodes MSSFTHFNDQGRAKMVDISDKKATVRTAIACSSIVVTKEIYDKISHNEIGKGDVLAVAQIAGIMAAKRTSDIIPMCHPLLLKGVDVSFDWKQSDEQYRLLIEVKVKTEGSTGVEMEALTAASATALTVYDMCKAVDKGMIIGETYLLEKTGGKSGDYTRKS; translated from the coding sequence ATGTCTTCATTCACACACTTTAATGACCAAGGACGCGCGAAGATGGTTGATATAAGCGACAAAAAAGCAACCGTTCGAACAGCAATTGCGTGCTCTAGCATTGTCGTTACGAAAGAAATTTACGATAAAATCTCTCATAATGAAATCGGGAAAGGTGACGTATTAGCAGTTGCACAAATCGCTGGTATTATGGCTGCGAAACGCACTTCTGATATTATCCCAATGTGTCATCCTTTATTATTAAAAGGTGTTGACGTTTCTTTCGATTGGAAACAATCCGATGAACAATATCGATTACTTATTGAAGTAAAAGTTAAAACAGAAGGTAGTACCGGTGTTGAAATGGAAGCTTTAACAGCTGCTTCCGCTACTGCCCTTACTGTGTATGATATGTGTAAAGCTGTTGATAAAGGTATGATTATTGGCGAAACGTACTTACTTGAAAAAACAGGTGGAAAAAGTGGAGATTATACGAGAAAGTCTTGA
- a CDS encoding molybdopterin-synthase adenylyltransferase MoeB produces the protein MQERYSRQILFSGVGEEGQRKIREKHVLIIGAGALGAANAEAIVRAGVGKITIADRDYVEWSNLQRQQLYTEEDAKQYKPKAVAAAEYLKAINSEVEINPVVTDVTVQEMEELVKDVDLILDATDNFETRLLINDISQKYNIPWIYGGCVGSYGVTYTIVPGKTPCFRCLMEHPASGATCDTAGIIQPAVQLVVAHQITEALKILVEDFEALRETMLSFDLWNNQQMAFKVNRQKKDTCLSCGRLRTYPSLTFEAQTKTEVLCGRNTVQIRPGVRNEFNLEEIKKRLQRSVDVKATPYLVSFLVEEFRFVLFTDGRAFIHGTNDINVAKRLYTRYIG, from the coding sequence ATGCAGGAGCGATATTCAAGGCAAATATTATTTTCTGGTGTTGGAGAAGAAGGACAGAGAAAAATTAGAGAGAAGCATGTGCTTATTATTGGTGCTGGAGCTCTTGGTGCAGCAAATGCAGAAGCGATTGTTAGAGCAGGTGTTGGAAAAATAACAATTGCGGATCGTGATTATGTAGAGTGGAGTAATTTACAAAGGCAACAATTATATACAGAAGAAGACGCAAAGCAGTATAAACCGAAGGCGGTAGCAGCGGCAGAGTATTTAAAAGCAATTAATTCTGAGGTGGAAATAAATCCGGTTGTGACTGATGTAACAGTGCAGGAAATGGAAGAGCTAGTGAAGGATGTAGATTTAATATTAGATGCGACAGATAATTTTGAAACGCGTCTTCTTATTAATGATATTTCACAAAAGTATAATATTCCGTGGATATATGGTGGTTGTGTCGGAAGCTACGGAGTAACGTATACAATTGTACCAGGGAAAACACCGTGTTTCCGCTGTTTAATGGAGCATCCAGCAAGCGGAGCAACATGTGATACGGCTGGTATTATACAGCCGGCGGTGCAATTAGTAGTTGCGCATCAAATAACAGAAGCGTTGAAAATATTAGTAGAAGACTTTGAGGCACTTCGTGAAACGATGTTATCGTTTGATCTTTGGAATAATCAACAGATGGCATTTAAAGTGAATAGACAGAAAAAAGACACGTGTTTATCTTGCGGAAGGTTACGTACATATCCGAGTTTAACTTTTGAAGCACAAACGAAAACAGAAGTGTTATGTGGCCGGAATACAGTACAAATCCGTCCAGGTGTGCGAAATGAATTTAATTTAGAAGAAATTAAAAAGCGCTTACAAAGAAGTGTGGATGTAAAAGCTACTCCGTATTTAGTATCGTTTCTGGTAGAGGAATTTCGTTTTGTTTTATTTACAGATGGTAGGGCGTTTATTCATGGGACGAATGATATAAATGTAGCAAAACGTTTATATACAAGATACATAGGTTGA